The Populus trichocarpa isolate Nisqually-1 chromosome 2, P.trichocarpa_v4.1, whole genome shotgun sequence genome has a window encoding:
- the LOC127905011 gene encoding uncharacterized protein LOC127905011, protein MVFFRPIFLMKDQMMHHSGIGPAPFEAFVKVPKCKVSALILKFIVQVSGCLVIKRVWPRKLSLNCCQRMVRNGERMCVWDPLILIPIRILGCVTEHLAVFRRVWKEGGTGFLYWGANCYEKANIHSFSFIHKLEQL, encoded by the exons ATGGTTTTTTTCCGTCCTATCTTTTTGATGAAGGACCAAATGATGCACCACTCGGGTATCGGGCCTGCTCCTTTCGAGGCTTTTGTGAAAGTTCCAAAGTGCAAGGTATCGGCCCTCATACTCAAATTTATTGTACAAG TGAGCGGGTGCTTGGTAATCAAGAGGGTCTGGCCAAGGAAACTGTCGCTGAACTGCTGCCAGAGAATGGTGAG GAATGGTGAACGTATGTGTGTTTGGGACCCTCTGATCCTCATCCCAATTCGCATATTGGGATGTGTTACTGAACACCTTGCTGTCTTTAGGCGTGTATGGAAAGAAGGTGGAACCGGTTTTTTGTACTGGGGTGCCAACTGCTATGAGAAGGCTAATATTCATAGTTTCTCATTCATTCATAAATTAGAACAGCTATAA